The following coding sequences lie in one Arachis ipaensis cultivar K30076 chromosome B05, Araip1.1, whole genome shotgun sequence genomic window:
- the LOC107643685 gene encoding uncharacterized protein LOC107643685 isoform X1 (The sequence of the model RefSeq protein was modified relative to this genomic sequence to represent the inferred CDS: added 57 bases not found in genome assembly) produces the protein MIGKGFFRENFQPQSCSGKRAPKTGQGKGSSENVVIIDADSDRGDDVIIIDDCDECVYKESHGAGGSAPSRVRSYTHQSVISVDDDDESDDEFVEGVGELDSDASSSKRCSSGPSFMQKSVHININDSQVYKNGFVSSTQRSRETCSAKATGRSHNGLDRSENPGRNRYGLDGLETESSDSDCSDCEVLEACEQWERASIKRKRHVSNDQSYYGEHPSSSGFHRNFYVNVEMEKSDEQHKVSPEYSAPSNENNVKENQSTVSYKDDSQVDGINPFSVGTESPFKGSDQQVAQDCFKSFKFESLKEVQSLSHSSTEHAERSRSEDNFYGDFSCASMFEKESGGKESNFMSSSQGACEIQVNNGSASRSNTENLSEEKLKCTSFEGRSDNRDEIMLQVQCDGHTASDEIDIINEREKLKETDEYKQAIEEEWASRQRQLQIQVINIWHHAEEAQRLRKRKKAETKRILDMQRRQKERVEEVRETQKKDEEFMNKKEQLRVEIRNRLNKLEKQCSDMTSLLRGLGIAVGVGFFPKPTEVQAAYKRALFKFHPDRASKTDVREQVEAEEKFKLISRMKEKFLLTSCH, from the exons ATGATAGGAAAAGGATTCTTCCGAGAGAACTTTCAACCGCAGTCATGCTCTGGGAAGAGAGCACCCAAAACTGGTCAGGGTAAAGGGAGTTCAGAAAACGTTGTTATCATTGATGCCGACAGTGATCGAGGTGATGATGTGATAATCATTGATGACTGTGATGAGTGTGTTTATAAAGAATCGCATGGTGCCGGTGGCAGTGCGCCAAGTAGAGTCAGATCATATACACATCAGAGCGTTATAAGTGTTGATGACGAtgatgaaagtgatgatgaatttGTTGAAGGTGTTGGGGAATTGGATAGTGATGCTTCGTCAAGTAAACGATGTTCTTCTGGGCCAAGCTTTATGCAAAAATCTGTACACATAAACATTAATGATAGTCAAGTATATAAAAATGGCTTTGTATCTAGCACCCAAAGAAGTAGGGAAACATGCTCTGCAAAGGCCACTGGGAGAAGTCATAATGGTTTGGATAGGTCTGAAAACCCAGGCAGAAATCGTTATGGTTTGGATGGGTTGGAAACTGAGTCATCTGATAGTGATTGTTCTGATTGTGAAGTTTTGGAAGCTTGTGAACAGTGGGAAAGGGCTTCGATTAAGAGAAAGCGTCATGTCTCTAATGACCAATCATATTATGGTGAGCATCCCAGTTCTTCTGGCTTCCATAGGAATTTCTATGTTAATGTTGAAATGGAAAAAAGTGATGAACAACACAAAGTGAGTCCCGAATATTCTGCTCCCAGCAATGAAAACAATGTGAAAGAGAATCAATCTACTGTCTCATATAAGGATGATAGTCAAGTTGATGGGATCAATCCTTTTAGTGTTGGGACAGAAAGTCCATTCAAGGGTTCTGATCAGCAAGTTGCCCAGGACTGTTTTAAATCTTTTAAGTTTGAATCTCTCAAGGAAGTGCAGTCTTTGTCTCATAGTTCTACTGAGCATGCAGAAAGGAGCAGAAGTGAAGATAATTTCTATGGTGATTTTTCTTGTGCTTCAATGTTTGAGAAAGAATCAGGTGGTAAAGAGTCTAATTTTATGAGCTCTAGCCAAGGAGCATGTGAAATTCAAGTTAACAATGGATCTGCATCAAG ATCTGATAACCGTGATGAGATTATGTTACAAGTTCAATGTGATGGTCATACTGCTTCAGATGAGATAGATATAATTAATGAAAGAGAAAAGCTTAAAGAGACTGATGAGTATAAACAAGCTATTGAAGAGGAATGGGCATCCAGGCAGCGACAATTGCAAATCCAGGTGATAAACATATGGCATCAT GCTGAGGAAGCACAGAGATTGCGCAAGCGAAAGAAGGCTGAAACTAAGCGTATATTGGACATGCAAAGAAGGCAGAAGGAACGTGTTGAAGAAGTGAGAGAGACGCAAAAGAAG GATGAAGAATTTATGAACAAGAAAGAGCAGCTGCGGGTAGAAATACGGAATAGGCTTAATAAATTGGAGAAGCAATGCAGTGACATGACATCATTGCTTCGTGGCTTAGGAATAGCTGTTGGAGTTGGTTTTTTCCCAAAGCCTACTGAG GTGCAGGCAGCATATAAACGGGCCTTGTTTAAGTTCCATCCAGATCGGGCATCAAAAACTGATGTTCGTGAGCAGGTCGAGGCAGAAGAGAAGTTCAAGCTCATCTCGCGCATGAAGGAGAAATTTTTGTTGACCTCCTGTCACTAG
- the LOC107643685 gene encoding uncharacterized protein LOC107643685 isoform X2 (The sequence of the model RefSeq protein was modified relative to this genomic sequence to represent the inferred CDS: added 57 bases not found in genome assembly) produces MIGKGFFRENFQPQSCSGKRAPKTGQGKGSSENVVIIDADSDRGDDVIIIDDCDECVYKESHGAGGSAPSRVRSYTHQSVISVDDDDESDDEFVEGVGELDSDASSSKRCSSGPSFMQKSVHININDSQVYKNGFVSSTQRSRETCSAKATGRSHNGLDRSENPGRNRYGLDGLETESSDSDCSDCEVLEACEQWERASIKRKRHVSNDQSYYGEHPSSSGFHRNFYVNVEMEKSDEQHKVSPEYSAPSNENNVKENQSTVSYKDDSQVDGINPFSVGTESPFKGSDQQVAQDCFKSFKFESLKEVQSLSHSSTEHAERSRSEDNFYGDFSCASMFEKESGGKESNFMSSSQGACEIQVNNGSASRSNTENLSEEKLKCTSFEGRSDNRDEIMLQVQCDGHTASDEIDIINEREKLKETDEYKQAIEEEWASRQRQLQIQAEEAQRLRKRKKAETKRILDMQRRQKERVEEVRETQKKDEEFMNKKEQLRVEIRNRLNKLEKQCSDMTSLLRGLGIAVGVGFFPKPTEVQAAYKRALFKFHPDRASKTDVREQVEAEEKFKLISRMKEKFLLTSCH; encoded by the exons ATGATAGGAAAAGGATTCTTCCGAGAGAACTTTCAACCGCAGTCATGCTCTGGGAAGAGAGCACCCAAAACTGGTCAGGGTAAAGGGAGTTCAGAAAACGTTGTTATCATTGATGCCGACAGTGATCGAGGTGATGATGTGATAATCATTGATGACTGTGATGAGTGTGTTTATAAAGAATCGCATGGTGCCGGTGGCAGTGCGCCAAGTAGAGTCAGATCATATACACATCAGAGCGTTATAAGTGTTGATGACGAtgatgaaagtgatgatgaatttGTTGAAGGTGTTGGGGAATTGGATAGTGATGCTTCGTCAAGTAAACGATGTTCTTCTGGGCCAAGCTTTATGCAAAAATCTGTACACATAAACATTAATGATAGTCAAGTATATAAAAATGGCTTTGTATCTAGCACCCAAAGAAGTAGGGAAACATGCTCTGCAAAGGCCACTGGGAGAAGTCATAATGGTTTGGATAGGTCTGAAAACCCAGGCAGAAATCGTTATGGTTTGGATGGGTTGGAAACTGAGTCATCTGATAGTGATTGTTCTGATTGTGAAGTTTTGGAAGCTTGTGAACAGTGGGAAAGGGCTTCGATTAAGAGAAAGCGTCATGTCTCTAATGACCAATCATATTATGGTGAGCATCCCAGTTCTTCTGGCTTCCATAGGAATTTCTATGTTAATGTTGAAATGGAAAAAAGTGATGAACAACACAAAGTGAGTCCCGAATATTCTGCTCCCAGCAATGAAAACAATGTGAAAGAGAATCAATCTACTGTCTCATATAAGGATGATAGTCAAGTTGATGGGATCAATCCTTTTAGTGTTGGGACAGAAAGTCCATTCAAGGGTTCTGATCAGCAAGTTGCCCAGGACTGTTTTAAATCTTTTAAGTTTGAATCTCTCAAGGAAGTGCAGTCTTTGTCTCATAGTTCTACTGAGCATGCAGAAAGGAGCAGAAGTGAAGATAATTTCTATGGTGATTTTTCTTGTGCTTCAATGTTTGAGAAAGAATCAGGTGGTAAAGAGTCTAATTTTATGAGCTCTAGCCAAGGAGCATGTGAAATTCAAGTTAACAATGGATCTGCATCAAG ATCTGATAACCGTGATGAGATTATGTTACAAGTTCAATGTGATGGTCATACTGCTTCAGATGAGATAGATATAATTAATGAAAGAGAAAAGCTTAAAGAGACTGATGAGTATAAACAAGCTATTGAAGAGGAATGGGCATCCAGGCAGCGACAATTGCAAATCCAG GCTGAGGAAGCACAGAGATTGCGCAAGCGAAAGAAGGCTGAAACTAAGCGTATATTGGACATGCAAAGAAGGCAGAAGGAACGTGTTGAAGAAGTGAGAGAGACGCAAAAGAAG GATGAAGAATTTATGAACAAGAAAGAGCAGCTGCGGGTAGAAATACGGAATAGGCTTAATAAATTGGAGAAGCAATGCAGTGACATGACATCATTGCTTCGTGGCTTAGGAATAGCTGTTGGAGTTGGTTTTTTCCCAAAGCCTACTGAG GTGCAGGCAGCATATAAACGGGCCTTGTTTAAGTTCCATCCAGATCGGGCATCAAAAACTGATGTTCGTGAGCAGGTCGAGGCAGAAGAGAAGTTCAAGCTCATCTCGCGCATGAAGGAGAAATTTTTGTTGACCTCCTGTCACTAG